The Acidimicrobiales bacterium genome includes the window GAACGGCTGGAGCCGCTGTCGGTGGGGGCGGCGGTCCGGTCGCGGGACTTCCGCTGAGCCGGCGGGCACCTCGGCGGTGCGGCGTCGGCGGCCGCGGGGTGGCTCCGGGACGGCCGCTCCGGCGGTTGCGAGGACGACTCCGGCGGTCGGCCGCTGCTCCGGCGGCTCCGGGCTGCTCTGGCAGCCATGGGGGCGGCTCGGGACGGTCGGCCGCGGGACGCTCCGGCGGCGGCCCGTCGCCAGCGTCTGCCCGAGGCGGCACCGCAGCCGCAGCCGGCGGACGGGGCGCCGGGTCGGTCGTGCGCGCCCGCCGGGCGGGCGGGGGCGGCCGTAGCCTGGGGCGCATGTGGTTCACGAGGCCCAAGACCCGGATGCCGTCGCCCGACGAGGTGCTGCCCGGGCGGGACGAGCCGATGCCGGTCCCGTCGGCGCACCACGTCAACGGCCGGCCGCTGACCCCGCCGTTCCCCGACGGCATGGAGGTCGCCGTCTTCGGCATGGGGTGCTTCTGGGGTGCCGAGCGGGTGTTCTGGCAGGCGCCCGGCGTGTGGGTGACCGCCGTCGGCTACGCCGGCGGGGCCACGCCGAACCCCACCTACGAGGAGGTGTGCAGCGGGCTGACCGGGCACACCGAGGCCGTCCTCGTCGTGTTCGACCCCGAGCAGATCTCCTACGACGGCCTGCTCAAGCTGTTCTGGGAGCACCACGACCCGACCCAGGGCATGCGCCAGGGCAACGACGTCGGGACCCAGTACCGCTCGGCGATCTACACGACGAGCGCCTCGCAGGCCGCCGCGGCCGAGGCGTCGAAGGCCGCCTACGAGGACGAGCTCCGGCGGGCCGGCTACGACGGGATCACCACCGAGATCGCCGCCGCCGGGCCCTTCTACTACGCCGAGGGCTACCACCAGCAGTACCTGTCGAAGAACCCGAACGGCTACTGCGGCCTGGGCGGGACCGGCGTGTCCTGCCCGGTCGGCCTGGCGACCGCCGACTAGGCGGGGCGGTCAGCCCGCGCCGGCCGGCACCGGCAGGTTCGGGCCCATGAGGTCCTCGAAGTTGCGGCGGTAGAAGCGCTCCCTGGCCGAGGCCGACACGCCGGCCAGGGAGGCGTCGAACCGCTCCACCGGCTTGCGGCCGCCCTCGACGTGGGGGTAGTCCGACGAGAACAGGCACACCTCCTCGCCGGCCTGCTCCACCACCCAGCCGACGTCCTCGGTCGGGTAGGGGGTGACCCGCACCTGGCGGCGCACGTACTCGCTCGGCCGGAGCGAGAGGCGCCGGAGCCGCTCCTCGTGCCGGGCGAACGCCTCCACCGCCGACTCCATCTGGCGCATCCACCCCGGCACCCAGATGGCGCCCTGCTCGATCACGCCGACCCGCAGGTCGGGGTGGCGCTCGAGCACGCCGTCGAAGATCATCGTCGCCAGGGTCTGCATGGGCGGCCGGGGGATGCCCATGTAGTCGACCGAGCGGAAGTTCTCGTCGCCGCCGTGGAAGTCGGGGACGGCCGGCCCGCCGTTGTCGAAGTACTGCGGCTCGATCAGCCGGCCGCC containing:
- the msrA gene encoding peptide-methionine (S)-S-oxide reductase MsrA, which produces MWFTRPKTRMPSPDEVLPGRDEPMPVPSAHHVNGRPLTPPFPDGMEVAVFGMGCFWGAERVFWQAPGVWVTAVGYAGGATPNPTYEEVCSGLTGHTEAVLVVFDPEQISYDGLLKLFWEHHDPTQGMRQGNDVGTQYRSAIYTTSASQAAAAEASKAAYEDELRRAGYDGITTEIAAAGPFYYAEGYHQQYLSKNPNGYCGLGGTGVSCPVGLATAD